The Ruminococcaceae bacterium R-25 DNA segment CTGCGACAAAACGAGGAAGTCGTTTACGATATCCTGCATCCTTATGGTATTTTCTTCGATCCTTCCACTCCAGGTAATGAGTTCTTCCATCGAAGGACCGCTTCCTTCCTGGCATGCTCTCCTTATTGAGAATACTGAACTCTTAATGGATGTGAGCGGAGTCTTAAGTTCGTGGGATACGTTGGCTGCAAGATCCTTCTGGCGTCTCTCGTCATCTTTGATCTGCGTAATATCGTCAACGATTACTATCGTAAGCTCTTCGTTTCCGAAAAACTTTGAATCGGGCTGCGCAGGTCTTCTTATTATCTTTATCTCATATATCCTGCGGTTATTAATGTAATTAACTCTTATTAAGTTAACCCCGTTTTCAAGGCTCAGGATATAGTTCGACTTTAACTGGTTTCCGTTATCGAAAGTCTCAAGGAATGAATTTAATGTTTTGGGAAGTCCGCCCTTTAGGAAATCCGGAAGCCTGAAGATCGTTTCATTGCAGAAGAGTGCGCCCTTTGAATCGTAAACGGCAATACCAAGACCGACGGTATCCAATACCGCCTTTTGTATGATCTTATCGCGCTCTAAGCAATCCATGTCACCGGAGACTTTTGACTGCAGCGTTGTATTGCCTATCAGGTATCCGATCAGGATTCCCAAAAGGACCAATATAACAGCAAGGACCGCGATAACTACCGGGTTCTGGAATGCCTGTTCTAATGCTGAAAAAGAAAATAAGCTAAGCAAAATCAATCCAAATCATTAGGGAAGAAATAGCCGAAGCCTCTTCTGGTAAGGATGTACTTGAAATTCTTCTGATCGGGTTCAATCTTCTGACGTGTACGCTTGATCGTTACATCGACAGTTCTCTCGTCACCTAAGAAATCGAACTTCCATACCTGCTTCAAAAGCTCGGATCTGGAGCATACTCTGCCCATGTTCTGCTCAAGATACTGCAGGAGCTGGAACTCTCTGTTGGTAAGGTCGCAGGACTCCTCGTGCTTGAATGCCTGCATGACATCGCCGTCAATGATGAGCTCGCCGCCGCAATACTCGTGTCTGTTGCCCTCTGCACCATGTGACTTGTTGCTGTACTCAGTACGTCTGATCATGGCTCTGAGCTTTTCAACAAGTATCATCGGTTCATAGGGCTTGCTTACATAATCATCCGCACCGGCACGGAGTGCCTCAACCTGATACTGAGACAGATCACCCTTACCGGTAAGGAACAATACGGGTGTCTTATAACC contains these protein-coding regions:
- a CDS encoding two-component system alkaline phosphatase synthesis response regulator PhoP/two-component system response regulator VicR — protein: MAKILIIDDDRAVVDSTADMLKSFEFNVITATDGMKGFELADLERPDVIILDWMMPGYSGMQFIKDYRDQGYKTPVLFLTGKGDLSQYQVEALRAGADDYVSKPYEPMILVEKLRAMIRRTEYSNKSHGAEGNRHEYCGGELIIDGDVMQAFKHEESCDLTNREFQLLQYLEQNMGRVCSRSELLKQVWKFDFLGDERTVDVTIKRTRQKIEPDQKNFKYILTRRGFGYFFPNDLD